In one Balaenoptera ricei isolate mBalRic1 chromosome 20, mBalRic1.hap2, whole genome shotgun sequence genomic region, the following are encoded:
- the TOB1 gene encoding protein Tob1, with protein sequence MQLEIQVALNFIISYLYNKLPRRRVNIFGEELERLLKKKYEGHWYPEKPYKGSGFRCIHVGEKVDPVIEQASKESGLDIDDVRGNLPQDLSVWIDPFEVSYQIGEKGPVKVLYVDDNNENGCELDKEIKNSFNPEAQVFMPISDPASSVSSSPSPPFGHSAAVSPTFMPRSTQPLTFTTATFAATKFGSTKMKNSGRSSKVARTSPINLGLNVNDLLKQKAISSSVHSLYGLGLGSQQKPRQQQQPSQPPPSPPPQQQQQQKTSALSPNAKEFIFPNMQGQGSSTNGMFPGDSPLNLSPLQYSNAFDVFAAYGGLNEKSFVDGLNFSLNNMQYSNQQFQPVMAN encoded by the coding sequence ATGCAGCTTGAAATCCAAGTAGcactaaattttattatttcatatctGTACAATAAGCTTCCCAGGAGACGTGTCAACATTTTTGGTGAAGAGCTTGAAAGACTTCTTAAGAAGAAATATGAAGGGCACTGGTATCCTGAAAAGCCATACAAAGGATCAGGGTTTAGATGTATACACGTAGGGGAGAAAGTGGACCCAGTGATTGAACAAGCCTCCAAAGAGAGTGGTTTGGACATTGATGATGTTCGTGGCAATCTGCCGCAGGATCTTAGTGTTTGGATCGACCCATTTGAGGTTTCCTACCAAATTGGTGAAAAGGGACCAGTGAAGGTGCTTTATGTGgatgataataatgaaaatggaTGTGAGTTGGATAAGGAGATCAAAAACAGCTTTAACCCAGAGGCGCAGGTTTTTATGCCCATAAGTGACCCAGCCTCATCAGTGTCCAGCTCTCCATCTCCTCCCTTTGGTCACTCTGCTGCCGTAAGCCCTACCTTCATGCCCCGGTCCACTCAGCCTTTAACCTTTACCACTGCCACTTTTGCTGCCACCAAGTTCGGCTCTACCAAAATGAAGAATAGTGGCCGAAGCAGCAAGGTTGCACGTACTTCTCCCATCAACCTCGGCTTGAATGTGAATGACCTCTTGAAGCAGAAAGCCATCTCTTCCTCAGTGCACTCTCTGTATGGGCTTGGCCTGGGTAGCCAGCAGAAGCCACGGCAACAGCAGCAGCCATCCCAGCCACCGCCGTCACCACCAccgcagcagcagcaacagcagaaaACCTCTGCTCTTTCTCCTAACGCcaaggaatttatttttcctaatatgcaGGGTCAAGGTAGTAGTACCAATGGAATGTTCCCAGGTGACAGCCCCCTTAACCTCAGTCCTCTCCAGTACAGTAATGCCTTTGATGTGTTTGCGGCCTATGGAGGCCTCAACGAGAAGTCTTTTGTAGATGGCTTGAATTTTAGCTTGAATAACATGCAGTATTCTAACCAGCAATTCCAGCCTGTTATGgctaactaa